The following are encoded in a window of Novosphingobium sp. THN1 genomic DNA:
- a CDS encoding threonine ammonia-lyase, whose protein sequence is MENVALKPETQGSSLLTLADVRAAAERISGQVVRTPTLYSKTLSNITGADIWLKFENLQFTAAYKERGALNALLQLTEEQRSRGVIAASAGNHAQGLSYHGTRLGMPVTIVMPRTTPTVKVMQTESVGGKVVLEGETFDEAYAHARKLEGELGLTFVHPFDDPRVAAGQGTVALEMLEDAPEIETLVVPIGGGGLLSGMGTAARGIKPGIGLVGVQAQLFPSMYAKLKHLDLPCGGDTLAEGIAVKEPGEFTSKVLASIVDDVVLVSEAALESAVAVLLQIEKTVVEGAGAAGLAAVMTHKKRFAGRKVGIVLCGGNIDTRLLANVLLRDLARSGRLGRLRITLQDRPGALFKVVEEFNRHQVNILEVWHQRIFTSLPAKGLTAEIECEARDREQIDRLVAGLRAKGYDLEQVELG, encoded by the coding sequence ATGGAAAACGTAGCGCTCAAGCCCGAAACCCAGGGATCATCCCTGCTGACCCTCGCCGATGTTCGTGCAGCGGCGGAGCGAATTTCGGGCCAGGTAGTGCGGACGCCCACGCTCTACAGCAAGACGCTCAGCAACATCACCGGGGCCGACATCTGGCTCAAGTTCGAGAACCTGCAGTTCACGGCCGCATACAAGGAGCGCGGTGCGCTCAATGCGCTGTTGCAGCTGACCGAGGAGCAGCGTTCGCGCGGGGTGATCGCGGCTTCGGCCGGGAACCACGCCCAGGGCCTGAGCTATCATGGCACGCGTCTGGGAATGCCCGTCACCATCGTCATGCCGCGCACGACGCCGACGGTTAAGGTGATGCAGACCGAATCCGTGGGCGGCAAGGTCGTGCTCGAGGGTGAAACCTTCGATGAAGCCTACGCGCATGCGCGCAAGCTGGAAGGCGAACTGGGCCTGACCTTCGTTCACCCGTTCGACGATCCGCGTGTCGCGGCCGGGCAGGGCACCGTCGCGCTGGAAATGCTGGAAGACGCGCCGGAGATCGAAACGCTGGTGGTTCCGATCGGCGGCGGCGGCCTGCTTTCGGGCATGGGCACTGCCGCGCGCGGGATCAAGCCGGGCATCGGGCTGGTCGGCGTGCAGGCGCAACTGTTCCCGTCGATGTATGCCAAGCTCAAGCATCTCGATCTGCCTTGCGGTGGCGATACGCTGGCCGAAGGCATCGCGGTGAAGGAGCCGGGCGAATTTACCTCGAAGGTTCTGGCAAGCATCGTCGATGATGTCGTGCTGGTCAGCGAAGCCGCGCTGGAAAGCGCCGTTGCGGTGCTGCTGCAGATCGAAAAGACCGTTGTCGAAGGCGCCGGCGCAGCCGGACTGGCCGCCGTGATGACGCACAAGAAGCGGTTTGCCGGGCGCAAGGTCGGCATCGTGCTGTGCGGCGGCAATATCGATACGCGCCTGCTGGCCAACGTGCTGCTGCGCGATCTGGCACGGTCCGGCCGACTTGGCCGCCTGCGCATCACCTTGCAGGATCGCCCGGGCGCGCTGTTCAAGGTGGTCGAGGAGTTCAACCGGCATCAGGTCAACATCCTCGAAGTCTGGCACCAGCGCATCTTCACCTCGCTGCCCGCCAAGGGGCTGACGGCAGAGATCGAGTGCGAGGCGCGGGACCGCGAGCAGATCGACAGGCTGGTCGCAGGGCTGCGTGCCAAGGGCTACGATCTCGAGCAGGTCGAACTGGGCTGA
- a CDS encoding autotransporter assembly complex family protein: MARRSATPTPDLSLARILAAVLLLALPVQGFAQSRDADQELEALIPDSALDNADAWALDTEAARTGAPPATVIEQIETDTAMPDLPGMTIPWPDGSEIPDIQPLTPDPDIDVAEQSTDAAVDALPGQEEGDAPASVRLADADVSRVGKQVEVAFPRGTDAIADAGDIVDRFAGLSSLKSFDDDEDNLAQIVRRARTDRETLAEVMRVYGYYDAQIYQTLGGLGDRAEGEAAGPIDVEKVIVRFDVQPGPQYKVGQIALGELSSTGPDYEALRGAFKIQPGDAINGDRIVAERLSLQTALGETGYAFAKLGDPDLLIDHERREGDLTVPVTPGGVYQFGKINSSRDRFLSAKHLQRIARFDPGERFKRSEVDDLRQAILATGLVSSLTVEAREVAKPDGQTPGTVDVDVTLTPAPLRTIAGLIGYSSGEGFRVEASWEHRNFFPPEGMVRVRGVAGTQEQLAGLTFRRNNFLTRDLVLNADLYARNQTSSAFEARTVSFTAGLERQQTLLFQKPWVFSAGLEILATGERDAAAILARQARKTYFIGALPMRAAYDGSDDLLDPTRGFRVGLRVSPEISVQNGVKSSYGKAQLDASYYQPVGEKLVVAGRVRFGTILGTEITNIAPSRRFYAGGGGSVRGYGFQLIGPRDTAGEPSGGRALSEFSLEARVKTGLLGGAVSLVPFVDAGAVDTTTTPRLRDIKVGAGIGLRYETNFGPIRIDLGTPLNPSKGDSRIGVYVALGQAF, encoded by the coding sequence ATGGCGCGCAGGAGCGCTACGCCCACACCTGACCTTTCGCTGGCGCGCATCCTGGCGGCGGTCCTGCTGCTGGCCCTGCCGGTGCAGGGTTTTGCCCAATCGCGCGATGCGGATCAGGAGCTTGAGGCGCTGATCCCCGATTCCGCGCTCGACAATGCGGATGCCTGGGCGCTTGATACCGAAGCCGCGCGCACGGGTGCGCCGCCTGCGACCGTGATCGAGCAGATCGAGACCGATACCGCCATGCCGGACCTTCCCGGCATGACCATTCCGTGGCCGGACGGGAGTGAAATTCCCGATATTCAGCCTCTCACGCCCGATCCCGATATCGACGTGGCCGAGCAGTCCACCGATGCGGCGGTCGACGCCCTGCCGGGGCAGGAAGAGGGTGACGCGCCCGCCAGCGTCCGGCTGGCCGATGCCGATGTATCGCGCGTGGGTAAGCAGGTGGAGGTCGCGTTCCCGCGCGGCACGGACGCCATTGCCGATGCAGGCGACATCGTCGACCGGTTTGCCGGCTTGTCGAGCCTCAAATCCTTCGACGACGACGAGGACAACCTTGCCCAGATCGTCCGGCGCGCCCGGACCGATCGCGAGACGCTGGCCGAGGTCATGCGCGTCTACGGCTATTACGATGCGCAGATTTACCAGACACTCGGGGGACTTGGTGATCGCGCCGAGGGCGAAGCTGCAGGGCCGATCGATGTCGAAAAGGTGATCGTGCGCTTCGACGTGCAACCGGGGCCACAATACAAGGTCGGCCAGATTGCGCTGGGTGAGCTTTCGTCGACAGGTCCCGATTACGAGGCCCTGCGCGGGGCATTCAAGATCCAGCCCGGCGACGCGATCAACGGCGACAGGATCGTGGCCGAACGCCTCTCGTTGCAGACGGCGCTCGGCGAGACAGGCTATGCCTTCGCCAAGCTGGGTGACCCTGACCTGCTGATCGACCATGAACGGCGCGAGGGCGATCTGACGGTGCCTGTGACGCCGGGCGGGGTCTATCAGTTCGGCAAGATCAACTCCTCGCGCGATCGCTTCCTGAGTGCCAAGCATCTGCAGCGGATCGCGCGCTTCGATCCGGGTGAACGCTTCAAACGGTCGGAAGTCGACGATCTTCGGCAGGCGATTCTGGCGACCGGGCTGGTTTCCTCGCTGACGGTCGAGGCTCGTGAGGTGGCAAAGCCTGACGGACAGACGCCAGGAACGGTTGACGTCGATGTAACGCTCACCCCTGCGCCTTTGAGGACCATTGCCGGGCTGATCGGTTATTCGAGCGGGGAGGGCTTCCGTGTCGAGGCCAGCTGGGAGCACCGCAACTTCTTCCCGCCCGAAGGCATGGTGCGCGTACGCGGGGTTGCAGGCACGCAGGAGCAGCTTGCCGGCCTGACCTTCCGCCGCAACAATTTCCTGACGCGCGATCTCGTGCTCAATGCCGATCTCTATGCGCGCAACCAGACGAGCAGCGCTTTCGAGGCGCGGACGGTTTCGTTTACCGCCGGGCTTGAGCGGCAGCAGACGCTGCTGTTCCAGAAGCCGTGGGTGTTCTCGGCAGGCCTCGAGATCCTTGCCACGGGAGAACGCGATGCTGCGGCGATCCTCGCCCGCCAGGCGCGCAAGACCTATTTCATCGGCGCATTGCCGATGCGGGCAGCCTATGACGGCAGTGACGACCTGCTCGATCCGACGCGTGGTTTCCGCGTGGGCCTGCGCGTCTCTCCGGAAATCTCGGTGCAGAATGGCGTGAAGTCGAGCTACGGCAAGGCGCAGCTCGATGCCAGCTATTACCAACCGGTGGGCGAGAAGCTGGTGGTGGCAGGGCGCGTGCGGTTCGGCACGATCCTTGGAACCGAGATCACCAACATCGCGCCGTCGCGCCGGTTTTATGCCGGCGGCGGTGGGTCGGTGCGAGGTTATGGCTTCCAGCTCATCGGCCCGCGCGACACGGCGGGCGAACCGAGCGGAGGCCGCGCCTTGAGCGAATTCTCGCTTGAAGCGCGCGTGAAAACCGGACTGCTGGGCGGCGCGGTAAGCCTGGTGCCGTTTGTTGATGCCGGTGCAGTGGACACGACGACGACGCCGCGCTTGCGGGACATCAAGGTGGGCGCGGGTATCGGCCTGCGCTATGAAACAAACTTCGGCCCGATCCGCATCGATCTGGGAACGCCGCTCAATCCGTCGAAGGGCGACAGCCGCATCGGCGTCTATGTCGCGTTGGGTCAGGCGTTCTGA
- a CDS encoding translocation/assembly module TamB domain-containing protein — MADDVPLPDQPAAEPAKPVRSRRSRFVRGAARRLAILFVAGIALVLAALVILDSSLGHRLLADRIAAITPGSGLRIEIGRIDGSIYGAAKLRDIRVSDPEGVFLTVPEAELDWRPLAWLKTGLDVRLLALHRGVLRRAPRLRPSEDPDAPILPNFDIRVDRLVIDNLTVSPAMAGQKRRVDVVAKADIRGGHAIVDVNGTVAGDRVVFRLDSEPDRNNFDLQLAYDAPRDGMMAKMLGADSDIRARVGGKGGWTRWDGVAYATIGEERLAAFQLANRAGAYSLGGQVWPGEMLKGTAGQAVGQTLSLLYDGTFADKTFNGTLRAAGDAFKVRAEGKLDLANNEAEDLKVRALVLRPERLVSAPQLAGVAIDATLDGAFSDLAIEHQVAVQRLRLGTLDAQGLRSSGTATWDGKRFVLPLNVSAQRVVTGNAMIDPRFPGARVNGDLVFAGNRLTSDNLALTMKGLAARLALSGDMARGGYALAGPVVARGFAIQNLGAVDGTAKILFKIGNGVPWTLQANLAGRMTRIDNATLQTLTGGGVRFTGGLALGERIPVTFRKARISSAKLQMALDGKVLPGGAASLAGSGRHADYGAFTVQAAMTNEGPNAVLVFASPLPAAGLKDVRVALSPIADGFSIETAGDSTLGPFTGTLGLFMPPGQGTRIDIQQFRVWQTDVTGGVTLGNDGVAGQIALAGGGLNGTVLLSPREGGQGFDANVIARNARFGGARPLSIGNAKIDATGLIKDGHSTIEGTLLAEGIGMGKVFIGKLAASAYLQDGSGSVTASVSGRRGTQFALQGTAAFSPDQIVTYVSGEYAGRQVSMPRRAILTREGDGWRLSPTQIGFGRGILIAEGHVLGGPTQLRLLLSRMPLSVADIVVADLGLGGVASGIVEYNNDGQGAPSGSAALMVRGLSRSGLVLTSRPVDLALVAKLDPETLQMRTVIREGNDIRGRLQAVVNGLPRGGGFMDRLESGRLAGQLRYSGPAESLWRLSGVEIFDLTGPLGVRADISGSITAPVLQGAVASKGLRVQSTLTGTDLRQVDLAGTFTDSRLQLASFSGVTTNGGRVSGSGTIGLAELSEHGPTIDLKLSARNAQLISRDDMAATVTGPLRIVSNGVGGTIAGRVRIESARWALGRASAVQELPVIATRQINAPADAAPARAAAAPWRFLIDASGANRIDVRGLGLESEWGADIRLRGTTAAPQIIGTADLVRGGYEFAGKRFELTRGRIRFTGEVPVDPQLDIVAEGDANNINAKISITGTGNKPIIAFSSTPSLPEEELLSRILFGSSISQISAPEAVQLASALASLRGGGGLDPINKLRAAIGLDRLRIVGADPTVGSGTSIAVGKYIGRRFFVELVTDGAGYNATSVEFRITRWLALLGTVSTIGDESLNLKVSKDY; from the coding sequence ATGGCGGACGATGTGCCTCTGCCAGACCAGCCTGCAGCCGAGCCGGCAAAGCCGGTACGGTCACGCCGGTCGCGTTTCGTGCGTGGCGCGGCACGGCGGCTGGCAATCCTGTTCGTGGCGGGCATCGCGCTGGTGCTGGCTGCTTTGGTCATTCTCGATTCCTCGCTCGGCCACCGGCTGCTGGCCGACCGCATAGCTGCCATCACGCCCGGTTCGGGTCTCAGGATCGAGATCGGGCGGATCGACGGGTCGATCTATGGTGCGGCAAAGTTGCGCGACATCAGGGTGAGCGATCCGGAAGGCGTTTTCCTGACCGTGCCCGAGGCTGAACTGGACTGGCGACCGCTTGCCTGGCTGAAGACCGGGCTCGACGTGCGGTTGCTTGCCTTGCATCGCGGCGTGCTGCGCCGGGCGCCCCGGCTGCGGCCCAGCGAAGATCCTGACGCGCCGATTCTCCCGAACTTCGACATCCGTGTTGATAGACTGGTCATTGACAACCTCACGGTATCTCCGGCCATGGCAGGGCAGAAGCGCCGCGTCGATGTGGTTGCCAAGGCGGATATCCGCGGGGGCCACGCCATCGTCGACGTCAACGGCACGGTCGCGGGCGATCGCGTGGTGTTCAGGCTCGACAGCGAGCCTGATCGCAACAATTTCGATCTCCAGCTTGCCTACGACGCGCCACGCGACGGCATGATGGCCAAGATGCTGGGCGCGGATAGCGACATTCGTGCGCGTGTTGGCGGCAAGGGCGGTTGGACGCGCTGGGACGGCGTGGCTTACGCGACCATTGGCGAGGAACGGTTGGCCGCGTTTCAACTCGCAAATCGCGCTGGTGCCTACAGCCTTGGTGGCCAGGTCTGGCCGGGCGAGATGCTCAAGGGCACGGCGGGGCAAGCGGTCGGGCAGACGCTCTCGCTGCTGTATGACGGAACCTTTGCCGACAAGACCTTTAACGGCACGCTGCGCGCCGCAGGTGATGCCTTCAAGGTCCGGGCCGAGGGCAAGCTTGATCTTGCGAACAACGAGGCTGAAGATCTGAAGGTCAGGGCATTGGTGCTCAGGCCCGAACGGCTGGTTTCTGCCCCGCAGCTTGCTGGGGTGGCGATCGACGCAACGCTTGATGGTGCGTTCTCCGATCTTGCCATCGAACATCAAGTGGCGGTGCAGCGGCTGCGGCTCGGCACTCTCGATGCGCAGGGCCTGCGCTCGTCCGGCACGGCGACATGGGACGGCAAGCGGTTTGTACTGCCGTTGAATGTCAGCGCGCAGCGGGTCGTCACCGGCAATGCCATGATCGATCCGCGCTTCCCCGGCGCGCGCGTCAATGGTGATCTGGTGTTTGCCGGCAATCGCCTGACTTCGGACAATCTTGCGCTGACGATGAAGGGCCTGGCCGCGCGCCTTGCGCTGAGCGGCGACATGGCCCGCGGCGGCTATGCCCTGGCAGGGCCGGTGGTGGCTCGAGGATTCGCGATTCAGAACCTTGGCGCAGTCGACGGCACGGCCAAGATCCTGTTCAAGATCGGCAATGGCGTGCCGTGGACCCTGCAGGCAAACCTCGCCGGGCGCATGACGCGGATCGACAACGCGACATTGCAGACGCTCACCGGTGGTGGCGTGCGCTTCACCGGCGGCCTTGCGCTGGGTGAGCGCATTCCAGTGACGTTCCGCAAGGCTCGGATAAGTTCGGCCAAGCTGCAGATGGCGCTGGATGGCAAGGTGTTGCCGGGCGGCGCGGCATCGCTGGCCGGCAGTGGCCGTCATGCCGATTACGGGGCGTTCACCGTGCAGGCGGCGATGACCAACGAAGGTCCGAACGCCGTGCTGGTGTTCGCGAGCCCGCTTCCCGCTGCTGGTTTGAAAGACGTGCGCGTGGCGCTCTCGCCCATTGCGGACGGGTTCAGTATCGAGACGGCAGGCGATTCCACGCTGGGGCCGTTCACCGGGACACTGGGCCTGTTCATGCCACCTGGGCAGGGCACCCGCATCGACATCCAGCAGTTCCGGGTATGGCAGACGGACGTGACCGGCGGTGTCACGCTTGGCAATGACGGCGTCGCCGGACAGATCGCGCTGGCAGGCGGCGGACTTAATGGTACGGTGCTGCTCAGCCCGCGTGAAGGCGGACAAGGCTTCGATGCCAACGTCATCGCCCGCAATGCGCGGTTCGGCGGGGCGCGGCCCTTGTCCATCGGTAACGCCAAGATCGACGCAACCGGCCTGATCAAGGATGGGCATTCGACCATCGAGGGCACGCTGCTTGCCGAAGGTATCGGCATGGGCAAGGTCTTCATCGGCAAACTTGCCGCTTCGGCCTATCTGCAGGACGGGAGTGGTTCGGTAACCGCTTCGGTCTCGGGCCGGAGAGGTACGCAGTTCGCGCTGCAAGGCACAGCTGCCTTCTCGCCCGACCAGATCGTGACCTATGTTTCGGGCGAATACGCCGGGCGCCAAGTCAGCATGCCGCGCCGTGCGATCCTGACGCGTGAGGGTGACGGCTGGCGTCTTTCCCCTACCCAGATCGGCTTCGGGCGCGGTATCCTGATTGCCGAAGGCCACGTTCTGGGCGGGCCGACGCAATTGCGTCTTCTGCTTTCGCGCATGCCGCTTTCAGTGGCGGACATCGTCGTGGCCGATCTTGGCCTTGGCGGTGTCGCTTCCGGCATCGTTGAATACAACAATGACGGGCAAGGCGCGCCTTCGGGCAGTGCTGCGCTGATGGTGCGGGGCCTGTCGCGCTCGGGGCTGGTCCTCACCTCGCGTCCCGTCGATCTGGCGCTTGTCGCCAAGCTCGATCCGGAAACCTTGCAGATGCGAACCGTGATCCGCGAGGGCAATGACATTCGCGGTCGCCTGCAGGCCGTGGTCAATGGTTTGCCGCGCGGCGGCGGTTTCATGGACCGGCTCGAGAGCGGACGGCTTGCCGGGCAACTGCGCTATTCCGGACCAGCGGAATCGCTCTGGCGCCTGTCGGGCGTGGAGATATTCGATCTTACCGGGCCATTGGGCGTGCGGGCCGATATCTCGGGTTCCATTACCGCGCCGGTACTGCAGGGCGCGGTCGCCTCGAAAGGCTTGCGTGTGCAGAGCACGCTTACCGGCACCGATCTGCGACAGGTGGACCTGGCAGGAACCTTCACCGATTCCCGCCTGCAACTGGCGAGCTTCTCCGGCGTAACAACCAATGGCGGCAGGGTCAGCGGAAGTGGCACGATCGGGCTTGCGGAACTGTCCGAACATGGCCCGACGATCGATCTCAAGCTCTCTGCACGTAACGCGCAACTGATCTCGCGTGATGACATGGCAGCGACCGTCACCGGGCCCTTGCGCATCGTCAGCAATGGCGTGGGCGGAACCATTGCTGGCCGGGTGCGGATCGAAAGTGCGCGCTGGGCACTGGGCCGGGCGAGCGCGGTGCAGGAACTGCCGGTCATCGCCACGCGCCAGATCAATGCCCCTGCCGATGCCGCCCCGGCCAGGGCTGCCGCAGCGCCCTGGCGCTTCCTGATCGACGCATCGGGCGCCAATCGCATCGATGTGCGCGGGCTTGGTCTTGAAAGCGAGTGGGGCGCCGATATTCGCCTGCGCGGCACGACCGCCGCGCCGCAGATCATCGGCACCGCCGATCTGGTGCGAGGTGGCTATGAATTTGCCGGCAAGCGCTTTGAACTGACGCGCGGGCGCATCCGCTTTACCGGTGAAGTCCCGGTAGACCCGCAACTGGATATCGTCGCCGAGGGCGATGCCAACAATATCAACGCCAAGATTTCGATCACCGGCACCGGCAACAAGCCGATCATTGCATTCTCGTCGACGCCCTCGCTGCCGGAAGAGGAACTGCTCAGCCGGATCCTGTTCGGCAGCTCGATCTCGCAGATTTCCGCGCCCGAAGCTGTGCAACTGGCTTCGGCCCTGGCCAGTTTGCGCGGCGGTGGCGGGCTTGACCCGATCAACAAGCTGCGCGCCGCGATTGGCCTCGACCGTCTACGCATAGTCGGCGCCGACCCGACAGTGGGATCGGGGACCAGTATTGCCGTGGGCAAGTACATCGGACGCCGCTTCTTCGTCGAACTCGTGACTGATGGCGCGGGCTACAACGCGACATCTGTCGAATTTCGGATAACCCGCTGGCTTGCCCTGCTGGGTACGGTTTCGACGATTGGCGACGAAAGCCTCAACCTCAAGGTCAGCAAGGACTACTGA
- a CDS encoding aldehyde dehydrogenase family protein, translating into MRERLQHYIDGKWVDSEGGTRHEVINPATEEPICAITLGTQADVDKAVAAAQRAFKTFSKTTREERLALMDRIVAEFKKRAPELAVAMAEEMGAPVSFAGTAQVGAGIGGFLGTMAALKNFNFMEDNGAYKVAYEPIGVVGMITPWNWPLNQIALKVAPALAAGNTMILKPSEECPTNAAIFAEILDAAGVPPGVFNLIQGDGPGVGTAISSHPGIDMVSFTGSTRAGILVAKAAADTVKRVHQELGGKSPNLVLPDADFAKYLPSTASGPLVNTGQSCISPTRILVPKEREAEAAAFVSAMYSATPVGDPLQEGQHLGPVVNKAQFDKIRGLIQSAIDEGAKLETGGPDLPANVNRGYYIKPTVFSGVTPDMRIAQEEIFGPVATIMTYDDLEQAIEIANDTAYGLSACITGDPAKAAEVAPALRAGMVAINNWGPTPGAPFGGYKQSGNGREGGLYGLKDFMEMKAISGLPA; encoded by the coding sequence ATGCGCGAGAGGCTGCAGCACTACATCGATGGCAAATGGGTCGACAGCGAAGGTGGCACGCGCCACGAAGTTATCAACCCGGCAACCGAAGAGCCGATTTGCGCAATCACGCTCGGGACGCAGGCCGATGTCGACAAGGCAGTGGCCGCTGCACAGCGTGCGTTCAAGACTTTCAGCAAGACCACGCGTGAAGAGCGCCTTGCCCTGATGGATCGCATTGTCGCCGAGTTCAAGAAGCGCGCACCCGAGCTTGCCGTTGCAATGGCCGAGGAAATGGGCGCTCCGGTCAGCTTCGCCGGCACGGCACAGGTCGGCGCGGGAATCGGCGGATTTCTGGGCACGATGGCTGCGCTCAAGAACTTCAACTTCATGGAAGACAACGGCGCCTACAAGGTCGCTTACGAGCCGATCGGCGTTGTCGGCATGATTACCCCGTGGAACTGGCCGCTCAATCAGATCGCGCTGAAGGTTGCACCTGCGCTGGCGGCAGGCAACACGATGATTCTGAAGCCTTCCGAAGAGTGCCCCACCAATGCGGCCATCTTTGCCGAGATCCTTGACGCGGCAGGCGTTCCGCCCGGCGTCTTCAACCTCATTCAGGGCGATGGGCCGGGCGTAGGCACGGCAATCAGTTCGCACCCCGGTATCGACATGGTCAGCTTCACGGGTTCCACCCGCGCCGGCATTCTCGTCGCCAAGGCAGCCGCCGACACGGTCAAGCGCGTGCATCAGGAGCTTGGTGGCAAGTCGCCCAACCTCGTCCTGCCCGACGCCGATTTTGCCAAGTATCTCCCGTCGACCGCTTCGGGCCCGTTGGTCAACACCGGCCAGTCGTGCATCTCGCCGACCCGCATCCTTGTGCCCAAGGAGCGCGAGGCCGAAGCCGCAGCGTTCGTTTCGGCGATGTATTCCGCAACGCCAGTCGGCGATCCGCTGCAGGAAGGCCAGCACCTTGGCCCGGTGGTGAACAAGGCGCAGTTCGACAAGATCCGCGGGCTGATCCAGTCCGCCATCGACGAAGGCGCGAAGCTCGAGACCGGTGGGCCCGACCTGCCTGCGAACGTCAACCGTGGCTACTACATCAAGCCGACCGTGTTCTCCGGCGTCACGCCGGACATGCGCATCGCGCAGGAGGAGATCTTCGGCCCCGTTGCCACGATCATGACCTACGACGATCTCGAACAGGCCATCGAGATTGCCAATGACACCGCCTATGGCCTTTCGGCCTGCATCACCGGTGACCCGGCCAAGGCGGCGGAAGTGGCCCCTGCCCTGCGCGCCGGCATGGTCGCGATCAACAACTGGGGTCCGACGCCGGGCGCTCCGTTCGGCGGCTACAAGCAGTCGGGCAATGGCCGCGAAGGTGGCCTCTACGGCCTGAAGGACTTCATGGAAATGAAGGCGATCAGCGGTTTGCCGGCCTGA
- a CDS encoding lmo0937 family membrane protein: MLLTLALILFVLWALGVFAFKVTAAFIHVVLVIAILIGLVHLFRGRRI, encoded by the coding sequence ATGCTTCTCACCCTTGCCTTGATTCTCTTTGTCCTTTGGGCGCTTGGCGTGTTCGCCTTCAAGGTTACCGCAGCCTTCATTCATGTCGTCCTGGTCATCGCCATCCTGATCGGGCTGGTCCACCTCTTTCGCGGGCGCAGGATTTGA